The following are encoded in a window of Methanocella sp. genomic DNA:
- a CDS encoding DUF447 domain-containing protein — MTTVDDILKEGITEVIVTTVSKDGVPNAAPMGIVRKGNMYFIRMYSDTATFRNVSDTGFLAANFISDPRVYVISAFQDLPPGYFRFEENRVPPRLKDAAGWIIFKCQVKDVVSLEPVSVKVARCTLPAFNRAFAAVIEATIVGTRLRFYRGSEGIDKIRECEALVRKCGSPEDIEAIKKLKQILEIF; from the coding sequence GTGACAACCGTCGACGATATCCTGAAAGAAGGTATCACCGAGGTCATCGTCACGACGGTCTCTAAGGACGGCGTTCCCAACGCTGCGCCCATGGGCATAGTCCGAAAGGGAAATATGTATTTTATCCGGATGTACTCCGATACGGCGACGTTCCGCAACGTCTCGGATACGGGCTTTTTAGCGGCCAATTTTATTTCGGACCCGCGTGTCTATGTCATCTCTGCTTTTCAGGACTTGCCGCCCGGATATTTCCGCTTCGAGGAAAACAGGGTACCACCGAGGCTGAAAGACGCCGCCGGCTGGATCATTTTCAAATGTCAGGTCAAGGATGTCGTAAGCCTTGAGCCGGTCTCGGTAAAAGTAGCCAGGTGTACGCTTCCCGCCTTTAACAGGGCCTTCGCCGCCGTGATCGAGGCCACCATAGTGGGCACCCGCCTGCGGTTCTATAGGGGCAGCGAGGGCATCGATAAGATACGGGAATGCGAGGCCCTCGTAAGGAAATGCGGCAGCCCTGAGGACATCGAGGCGATTAAAAAGTTAAAGCAAATACTGGAAATTTTTTAA